A genome region from Perca fluviatilis chromosome 20, GENO_Pfluv_1.0, whole genome shotgun sequence includes the following:
- the cep170b gene encoding centrosomal protein of 170 kDa protein B isoform X1 encodes MSVTSWFLVSSSGTRHRLPREMIFVGRDDCELMLQSRSVDKQHAVINHDPNTDEHMVKDLGSLNGTFVNDLRIPDQTYITLKLSDVIRFGYDAHVYILEKSEHKVPEEALKHEKYTSQWQLSIKALQAKVKEKQQLQSPEKSKGPVSKLQDRAKRRAQSLTAATDSPISKPTPLYGQPSWWGEDEDTANKKKNIGGKSPEQESPEPAKDVSRYEVNGSLSDNQAKSIFSYRREPSYFEIPTKELKQRPAKKPESQLHEVPTKDTPDPTEVVSSTPPVVQSHASFTIEFDECTPGKMKIKDHVTKFSFRQQQKLPSTELVTTPTEVMSAESKVADWLVQSNASMIRRRSKAEDMYSTNSDPSLLKNTKTNHREDDTHIDSGDPAINGSDSVQSEPQIGSQVSPQPPRDSPPQHLPSPDSEEPLSYTPPESQSLSSLGKAEPHQAFVIEFFDDNSRKKRSQSFTNNTSPPEPSGLRLQLEKAKKSSSPNGERRVQSPASTTPATQRYTVPLKDLASTGFQRAGSLRREKTEDWISTSFSSRSSSSVSVRPFSSVGRRSRLAQEFTAEFLKQTKQSSSASWDKNTSSPPTAAKTETVVVSQTSPPPSKASYQPQTSSPIHHPVPLKAPLMPLASQNVEVKSPHVGLKNEDEDSLSDAGTYTIEADVQDRELEEARSNIDQVFGVFESPERTNQSEAETSSAFRPLSVESREQHRQSSCGEVRPAPEQGHSLVKVQSASAVLQGAPKWMSCWASLADSYTESGPSSGLFDMPSQMELSGGAQGTIIHKATLSRHHDSTDHDGSRARRVLSQVPLGEKSDIPNPSIHVQYDPHTTFDVGENRLVAPRSLDSLDRLSVQDDVEPDSLSDASRSDDGSIIEQRRRPLSDAEEKKNKDRLSTKSTSFYIGSEEAGSQPEHGGAPKTEIKHATKTFSTATLTKPRGNQDSEKVKPSVSAPILSQITRSPESKEGTVSQLIRQESFTKERPSNARLPNISVQRGPESFQGACNQDTHSYLKETEDVLAVLEAKLQAGQSETTPSPIIDSLSAESDVDTSSTVSQHSNKTRPNTLTKKPSVSGLHRERSSASIASQDSSHQSTTSEKLRSLGADGNNKTESVRRPVGLRRSVGKRGSTDLSDDPQSLPYSDQESNIHQTRTKYTVSLQKEDAKTSKASQALNRAHSLSAPRPTRASMLRRARLGEASDNEGTETDRVSQEVGSAPAKQPQETKKLSRLDLLAMPRKRTSSFNTPSDTEGSSTPQWTGRSTGFSNRSTESGSSSVRRASASGSKPVERQQKAPLTPVTRGRSSSAKYASSTANSRRRQKGSDYASTSDEEYDSNQSTPKHKRSQPSSASHSPRHQPRPQPVVALRPKPLSRDSEEENHEGGNFHSWSNHSSEIARLSQDLAKDLAILAREIHDVAGDGDPQNPGVASSAPVSTVTAHEQLVHRIPEAGLNYQRVPPSSTSTREPDQSSADHEPHRRQRAQSRDEVIVDDHLMLNPVSQITMAIRENTEQLADKIKVLFQDKMDIWEEIEAKVNSDNDVPVIKTSNKEISSILKELRRVQRQLEVINTVMEPSAPSEASKASAVSSSSVRPSRPPVSRDWRTIHSVSKRGGGPRPSESVRSAGATQDDLRTGYLV; translated from the exons ATGAGTGTGACATCATGGTTCCTGGTCAGCAGCTCTGGCACACGCCACCGGTTGCCACGGGAGATGATCTTTGTTGGCAGGGATGACTGCGAGCTAATGCTGCAG TCTCGCAGTGTGGACAAGCAACACGCTGTGATCAACCACGACCCAAACACAGACGAGCATATGGTGAAGGACCTGGGCAGCTTGAACGGG ACATTCGTGAATGACCTAAGAATTCCAGACCAGACGTACATCACCCTTAAGCTCTCTGATGTCATTCGCTTTGGCTATG ATGCTCATGTATATATCCTGGAGAAGAGCGAACACAAGGTCCCAGAGGAAGCTCTTAAA CATGAGAAGTACACCAGCCAGTGGCAGCTTAGCATAAAAGCCCTGCAGGCCAAGGTGAAGGAAAAACAGCAGCTTCAGAGCCCAGAGAAGAGCAAAGGCCCTGTTTCCAAACTGCAGGATAGGGCTAAGCGAAGAGCCCAGTCTCTCACAG CTGCCACAGATTCCCCAATATCCAAGCCTACTCCTCTCTATGGCCAACCATCCTGGTGGGGGGAGGATGAGGACACAGCCAACAAAAAGAAGAACATAGGTGGAAAATCGCCAGAACAGGAGTCTCCAG AGCCTGCTAAAGACGTGTCAAGATATGAGGTCAACGGTTCTCTGTCTGACAATCAGGCCAAGTCCATCTTCTCCTACCGCCGGGAGCCTAGCTACTTTGAGATCCCAACAAAGGAATTAAAGCAGCGACCTGCCAAGAAACCAGAGTCGCAGCTTCACGAGGTTCCCACCAAGGACACCCCTGATCCCACTGAGGTTGTCTCCTCCACACCTCCCGTGGTCCAAAGCCATGCCTCCTTCACCATCGAATTTGATGAATGCACCCCAGGTAAAATGAAGATCAAGGACCACGTGACCAAGTTTTCTTTCCGCCAGCAGCAGAAGCTTCCTTCCACAGAGCTTGTCACCACACCCACTGAGGTGATGTCAGCAGAAAGCAAAGTTGCTGATTGGCTGGTCCAAAGCAATGCTAGCATGATAAGGAGGAGGTCAAAGGCTGAGGACATGTACAGCACAAACAGTGACCCATCACTTCTGAAGAACACCAAAA CAAACCACCGTGAAGACGACACTCACATTGATTCAGGGGATCCTGCAATCAATGGAAGTGATTCCGTCCAGTCAGAACCTCAGATTGGGTCCCAGGTGTCTCCACAGCCCCCGAGAGACTCCCCGCCACAACACTTACCCTCCCCTGACTCTGAGGAGCCCTTGTCTTACACTCCACCAGAGTCTCAGTCCCTATCCAGTCTTGGCAAGGCTGAGCCTCACCAAGCCTTTGTCATTGAATTCTTTGATGATAACTCAAGAAAGAAGCGCTCCCAGTCCTTCACCAATAACACATCTCCACCTGAGCCCTCAGGCCTCCGGCTCCAGCTGGAGAAGGCGAAGAAGAGCTCAAGCCCAAATGGGGAGAGACGAGTCCAATCTCCAGCCTCCACCACGCCTGCAACCCAACGATACACTGTTCCCCTGAAGGACCTGGCTTCCACAGGCTTCCAAAGAGCTGGTTCTCTACGAAGGGAGAAGACAGAGGACTGGATCAGCACCAGCTTTTCCTCTCGCTCTTCATCATCTGTGTCTGTAAGGCCCTTTAGCAGTGTTGGCCGGAGGTCCAGACTCGCCCAGGAATTTACTGCTGAATTtctcaaacaaacaaagcagTCCTCTTCTGCCAGCTGGGATAAAAATACATCTAGTCCCCCTACAGCAGCTAAAACGGAGACAGTGGTAGTATCCCAGACTAGTCCCCCTCCATCTAAAGCTTCCTACCAGCCACAGACTTCCTCTCCTATCCACCATCCTGTTCCCCTCAAGGCCCCTTTGATGCCCCTGGCTTCTCAGAATGTGGAGGTCAAGAGTCCCCATGTCGGCCTCAAGAACGAAGATGAGGACAGTCTGAGTGACGCAGGAACCTACACCATTGAAGCAGATGTTCAGGATAGAGAGCTAGAAGAGGCACGGAGCAATATCGACCAG gtgtttggtgtttttgagAGCCCAGAGCGAACCAACCAGAGTGAAGCAGAAACATCATCAGCATTTAGGCCTCTTAGTGTTGAGAGCAGGGAGCAGCATAGGCAGAGTAGCTGTGGGGAGGTGAGGCCAGCTCCAGAACAGGGACATAGTCTGGTAAAG GTTCAGTCAGCAAGTGCAGTGTTACAGGGGGCTCCGAAGTGGATGTCTTGCTGGGCCAGCTTGGCAGACAGCTACACAGAATCTGGCCCTTCATCTGGCCTCTTTGACATGCCTTCCCAGATGGAGCTGTCAGGAGGGG CACAAGGTACAATCATCCATAAGGCCACGCTCAGCCGACACCACGACAGCACCGACCACGATGGTTCAAGAGCTCGGCGCGTACTGTCCCAGGTACCACTGGGGGAGAAGAGTGACATTCCAAATCCCAGCATTCATGTTCAATATGACCCACATACAACATTCGATGTTGGAGAGAATAGATTGGTGGCCCCCAGGTCTCTGGATAGCCTCGACAGGTTATCAGTGCAGGACGATGTAGAGCCTGACAGTCTGAGTGATGCCAGCAGGTCAGATGATGGTTCCATTATAGAGCAAAGGAGAAGACCGCTGTCAGACgcggaagagaaaaaaaataaagatagactCTCCACCAAGTCTACGTCATTCTACATCGGGTCAGAGGAGGCCGGGTCCCAACCTGAACATGGGGGCGCTCCTAAGACTGAAATAAAACATGCGACCAAAACTTTCTCAACAGCCACCCTCACCAAACCGAGAGGTAACCAGGACTCTGAAAAAGTCAAGCCCAGTGTGTCGGCTCCTATCCTGAGCCAGATTACACGGAGTCCAGAGTCCAAAGAGGGCACTGTTTCCCAATTAATCAGACAAGAGAGCTTCACCAAGGAGCGGCCTAGCAATGCCAGATTGCCCAACATCTCGGTTCAGAGAGGCCCAGAATCATTCCAGGGAGCCTGCAATCAGGACACTCATTCTTACCTCAAAGAGACAGAGGATGTTCTGGCTGTTCTGGAGGCCAAACTCCAAGCAGGACAATCAGAAACGACACCGTCTCCAATAATAGATTCTCTTTCTGCGGAGTCTGATGTGGATACCTCCAGCACAGTCAGCCAACATAGCAATAAGACCAGGCCAAACACGCTGACTAAAAAACCCTCGGTTAGTGGCCTTCATAGGGAGAGGTCTTCAGCCAGTATAGCTAGTCAGGACTCAAGTCACCAATCCACTACATCAGAAAAGTTGCGCTCTCTGGGAGCAGACGGCAACAATAAGACTGAGTCTGTCAGGAGACCCGTTGGACTGAGACGTAGCGTTGGGAAACGTGGCTCCACAGACCTAAGTGATGACCCTCAGAGCTTACCTTACTCTGATCAAGAGTCTAACATCCACCAAACCCGCACAAAATACACAGTGTCCCTTCAGAAGGAGGATGCCAAGACCTCCAAAGCATCCCAGGCCTTGAATCGTGCCCACAGCTTGTCAGCCCCGAGACCCACCAGAGCGTCCATGCTCCGCCGGGCTCGCCTGGGAGAAGCTTCAGACAACGAGGGCACGGAGACAGACCGGGTGTCCCAGGAGGTAGGCAGTGCCCCAGCTAAGCAGCCCCAGGAAACCAAGAAACTCTCCAGGCTGGATCTGCTAGCGATGCCTCGTAAGCGGACAAGCTCGTTCAACACACCCAGCGACACCGAGGGCTCTTCCACCCCACAGTGGACTGGCAGGAGCACCGGATTCTCCAACCGCAGCACAGAGTCTGGCAGCAGCTCAGTTCGAAGGGCCTCTGCTTCGGGGTCGAAGCCTGTAGAAAGGCAGCAGAAAGCACCACTGACACCAGTCACTCGCGGACGTTCAAGCAGTGCCAAATATGCCAGCAGCACTGCAA ACTCCAGGAGACGACAGAAAGGCTCTGACTACGCCTCTACCTCAGACGAGGAGTACGACTCAAACCAGAGCACTCCTAAACACAAACGCTCCCAACCTTCCTCAGCTTCCCATAGCCCACGTCATCAGCCTCGGCCTCAGCCGGTGGTCGCCCTGCGTCCCAAGCCCCTCAGCAGAGATTCGGAGGAGGAGAACCATGAGGGAGGCAACTTCCACAGTTGGTCCAACCACAGTTCTGAGATCGCACG GTTAAGTCAAGACCTGGCCAAAGACCTTGCTATCTTGGCCAGAGAGATCCATGACGTGGCAGGTGACGGTGATCCACAAAACCCTGGAGTGGCGAGCAGTGCACCTGTCTCCACGGTGACCGCTCATGAACAG CTGGTTCACCGTATTCCAGAGGCTGGATTAAACTACCAGAGAGTCCCACCAAGTTCTACATCTACAAGGGAACCTGACCAGAGTTCGGCTGACCATGAACCACACCGCAGGCAGCGAGCTCAGAGTAGAGACGAG GTCATTGTCGATGACCATCTTATGCTGAATCCAGTGTCTCAGATCACCATGGCCATTAGAGAAAACACTGAGCAACTTGCTGACAAAATTAA GGTACTATTCCAGGACAAGATGGATATTTGGGAAGAAATTGAGGCCAAAGTAAACTCTGACAATGATGTCCCTGTTATCAAAACCTCCAACAAG GAAATCTCATCTATCTTGAAAGAACTCCGGAGAGTTCAACGACAACTTGAGG TCATAAACACAGTCATGGAACCCAGTGCACCGTCTGAAGCATCCAAGGCCTCGGCAGTCTCCTCCTCGTCTGTTCggccctccagacctcccgtcTCACGGGACTGGAGAACCATCCATTCTGTCTCCAAGCGTGGCGGCGGCCCGAGGCCCAGTGAGAGTGTCAGGAGCGCAGGTGCGACGCAAGACGATCTCAGAACGGGATATTTAGTCTGA
- the cep170b gene encoding centrosomal protein of 170 kDa protein B isoform X2, producing MSVTSWFLVSSSGTRHRLPREMIFVGRDDCELMLQSRSVDKQHAVINHDPNTDEHMVKDLGSLNGTFVNDLRIPDQTYITLKLSDVIRFGYDAHVYILEKSEHKVPEEALKHEKYTSQWQLSIKALQAKVKEKQQLQSPEKSKGPVSKLQDRAKRRAQSLTAATDSPISKPTPLYGQPSWWGEDEDTANKKKNIGGKSPEQESPEPAKDVSRYEVNGSLSDNQAKSIFSYRREPSYFEIPTKELKQRPAKKPESQLHEVPTKDTPDPTEVVSSTPPVVQSHASFTIEFDECTPGKMKIKDHVTKFSFRQQQKLPSTELVTTPTEVMSAESKVADWLVQSNASMIRRRSKAEDMYSTNSDPSLLKNTKTNHREDDTHIDSGDPAINGSDSVQSEPQIGSQVSPQPPRDSPPQHLPSPDSEEPLSYTPPESQSLSSLGKAEPHQAFVIEFFDDNSRKKRSQSFTNNTSPPEPSGLRLQLEKAKKSSSPNGERRVQSPASTTPATQRYTVPLKDLASTGFQRAGSLRREKTEDWISTSFSSRSSSSVSVRPFSSVGRRSRLAQEFTAEFLKQTKQSSSASWDKNTSSPPTAAKTETVVVSQTSPPPSKASYQPQTSSPIHHPVPLKAPLMPLASQNVEVKSPHVGLKNEDEDSLSDAGTYTIEADVQDRELEEARSNIDQVFGVFESPERTNQSEAETSSAFRPLSVESREQHRQSSCGEVQSASAVLQGAPKWMSCWASLADSYTESGPSSGLFDMPSQMELSGGAQGTIIHKATLSRHHDSTDHDGSRARRVLSQVPLGEKSDIPNPSIHVQYDPHTTFDVGENRLVAPRSLDSLDRLSVQDDVEPDSLSDASRSDDGSIIEQRRRPLSDAEEKKNKDRLSTKSTSFYIGSEEAGSQPEHGGAPKTEIKHATKTFSTATLTKPRGNQDSEKVKPSVSAPILSQITRSPESKEGTVSQLIRQESFTKERPSNARLPNISVQRGPESFQGACNQDTHSYLKETEDVLAVLEAKLQAGQSETTPSPIIDSLSAESDVDTSSTVSQHSNKTRPNTLTKKPSVSGLHRERSSASIASQDSSHQSTTSEKLRSLGADGNNKTESVRRPVGLRRSVGKRGSTDLSDDPQSLPYSDQESNIHQTRTKYTVSLQKEDAKTSKASQALNRAHSLSAPRPTRASMLRRARLGEASDNEGTETDRVSQEVGSAPAKQPQETKKLSRLDLLAMPRKRTSSFNTPSDTEGSSTPQWTGRSTGFSNRSTESGSSSVRRASASGSKPVERQQKAPLTPVTRGRSSSAKYASSTANSRRRQKGSDYASTSDEEYDSNQSTPKHKRSQPSSASHSPRHQPRPQPVVALRPKPLSRDSEEENHEGGNFHSWSNHSSEIARLSQDLAKDLAILAREIHDVAGDGDPQNPGVASSAPVSTVTAHEQLVHRIPEAGLNYQRVPPSSTSTREPDQSSADHEPHRRQRAQSRDEVIVDDHLMLNPVSQITMAIRENTEQLADKIKVLFQDKMDIWEEIEAKVNSDNDVPVIKTSNKEISSILKELRRVQRQLEVINTVMEPSAPSEASKASAVSSSSVRPSRPPVSRDWRTIHSVSKRGGGPRPSESVRSAGATQDDLRTGYLV from the exons ATGAGTGTGACATCATGGTTCCTGGTCAGCAGCTCTGGCACACGCCACCGGTTGCCACGGGAGATGATCTTTGTTGGCAGGGATGACTGCGAGCTAATGCTGCAG TCTCGCAGTGTGGACAAGCAACACGCTGTGATCAACCACGACCCAAACACAGACGAGCATATGGTGAAGGACCTGGGCAGCTTGAACGGG ACATTCGTGAATGACCTAAGAATTCCAGACCAGACGTACATCACCCTTAAGCTCTCTGATGTCATTCGCTTTGGCTATG ATGCTCATGTATATATCCTGGAGAAGAGCGAACACAAGGTCCCAGAGGAAGCTCTTAAA CATGAGAAGTACACCAGCCAGTGGCAGCTTAGCATAAAAGCCCTGCAGGCCAAGGTGAAGGAAAAACAGCAGCTTCAGAGCCCAGAGAAGAGCAAAGGCCCTGTTTCCAAACTGCAGGATAGGGCTAAGCGAAGAGCCCAGTCTCTCACAG CTGCCACAGATTCCCCAATATCCAAGCCTACTCCTCTCTATGGCCAACCATCCTGGTGGGGGGAGGATGAGGACACAGCCAACAAAAAGAAGAACATAGGTGGAAAATCGCCAGAACAGGAGTCTCCAG AGCCTGCTAAAGACGTGTCAAGATATGAGGTCAACGGTTCTCTGTCTGACAATCAGGCCAAGTCCATCTTCTCCTACCGCCGGGAGCCTAGCTACTTTGAGATCCCAACAAAGGAATTAAAGCAGCGACCTGCCAAGAAACCAGAGTCGCAGCTTCACGAGGTTCCCACCAAGGACACCCCTGATCCCACTGAGGTTGTCTCCTCCACACCTCCCGTGGTCCAAAGCCATGCCTCCTTCACCATCGAATTTGATGAATGCACCCCAGGTAAAATGAAGATCAAGGACCACGTGACCAAGTTTTCTTTCCGCCAGCAGCAGAAGCTTCCTTCCACAGAGCTTGTCACCACACCCACTGAGGTGATGTCAGCAGAAAGCAAAGTTGCTGATTGGCTGGTCCAAAGCAATGCTAGCATGATAAGGAGGAGGTCAAAGGCTGAGGACATGTACAGCACAAACAGTGACCCATCACTTCTGAAGAACACCAAAA CAAACCACCGTGAAGACGACACTCACATTGATTCAGGGGATCCTGCAATCAATGGAAGTGATTCCGTCCAGTCAGAACCTCAGATTGGGTCCCAGGTGTCTCCACAGCCCCCGAGAGACTCCCCGCCACAACACTTACCCTCCCCTGACTCTGAGGAGCCCTTGTCTTACACTCCACCAGAGTCTCAGTCCCTATCCAGTCTTGGCAAGGCTGAGCCTCACCAAGCCTTTGTCATTGAATTCTTTGATGATAACTCAAGAAAGAAGCGCTCCCAGTCCTTCACCAATAACACATCTCCACCTGAGCCCTCAGGCCTCCGGCTCCAGCTGGAGAAGGCGAAGAAGAGCTCAAGCCCAAATGGGGAGAGACGAGTCCAATCTCCAGCCTCCACCACGCCTGCAACCCAACGATACACTGTTCCCCTGAAGGACCTGGCTTCCACAGGCTTCCAAAGAGCTGGTTCTCTACGAAGGGAGAAGACAGAGGACTGGATCAGCACCAGCTTTTCCTCTCGCTCTTCATCATCTGTGTCTGTAAGGCCCTTTAGCAGTGTTGGCCGGAGGTCCAGACTCGCCCAGGAATTTACTGCTGAATTtctcaaacaaacaaagcagTCCTCTTCTGCCAGCTGGGATAAAAATACATCTAGTCCCCCTACAGCAGCTAAAACGGAGACAGTGGTAGTATCCCAGACTAGTCCCCCTCCATCTAAAGCTTCCTACCAGCCACAGACTTCCTCTCCTATCCACCATCCTGTTCCCCTCAAGGCCCCTTTGATGCCCCTGGCTTCTCAGAATGTGGAGGTCAAGAGTCCCCATGTCGGCCTCAAGAACGAAGATGAGGACAGTCTGAGTGACGCAGGAACCTACACCATTGAAGCAGATGTTCAGGATAGAGAGCTAGAAGAGGCACGGAGCAATATCGACCAG gtgtttggtgtttttgagAGCCCAGAGCGAACCAACCAGAGTGAAGCAGAAACATCATCAGCATTTAGGCCTCTTAGTGTTGAGAGCAGGGAGCAGCATAGGCAGAGTAGCTGTGGGGAG GTTCAGTCAGCAAGTGCAGTGTTACAGGGGGCTCCGAAGTGGATGTCTTGCTGGGCCAGCTTGGCAGACAGCTACACAGAATCTGGCCCTTCATCTGGCCTCTTTGACATGCCTTCCCAGATGGAGCTGTCAGGAGGGG CACAAGGTACAATCATCCATAAGGCCACGCTCAGCCGACACCACGACAGCACCGACCACGATGGTTCAAGAGCTCGGCGCGTACTGTCCCAGGTACCACTGGGGGAGAAGAGTGACATTCCAAATCCCAGCATTCATGTTCAATATGACCCACATACAACATTCGATGTTGGAGAGAATAGATTGGTGGCCCCCAGGTCTCTGGATAGCCTCGACAGGTTATCAGTGCAGGACGATGTAGAGCCTGACAGTCTGAGTGATGCCAGCAGGTCAGATGATGGTTCCATTATAGAGCAAAGGAGAAGACCGCTGTCAGACgcggaagagaaaaaaaataaagatagactCTCCACCAAGTCTACGTCATTCTACATCGGGTCAGAGGAGGCCGGGTCCCAACCTGAACATGGGGGCGCTCCTAAGACTGAAATAAAACATGCGACCAAAACTTTCTCAACAGCCACCCTCACCAAACCGAGAGGTAACCAGGACTCTGAAAAAGTCAAGCCCAGTGTGTCGGCTCCTATCCTGAGCCAGATTACACGGAGTCCAGAGTCCAAAGAGGGCACTGTTTCCCAATTAATCAGACAAGAGAGCTTCACCAAGGAGCGGCCTAGCAATGCCAGATTGCCCAACATCTCGGTTCAGAGAGGCCCAGAATCATTCCAGGGAGCCTGCAATCAGGACACTCATTCTTACCTCAAAGAGACAGAGGATGTTCTGGCTGTTCTGGAGGCCAAACTCCAAGCAGGACAATCAGAAACGACACCGTCTCCAATAATAGATTCTCTTTCTGCGGAGTCTGATGTGGATACCTCCAGCACAGTCAGCCAACATAGCAATAAGACCAGGCCAAACACGCTGACTAAAAAACCCTCGGTTAGTGGCCTTCATAGGGAGAGGTCTTCAGCCAGTATAGCTAGTCAGGACTCAAGTCACCAATCCACTACATCAGAAAAGTTGCGCTCTCTGGGAGCAGACGGCAACAATAAGACTGAGTCTGTCAGGAGACCCGTTGGACTGAGACGTAGCGTTGGGAAACGTGGCTCCACAGACCTAAGTGATGACCCTCAGAGCTTACCTTACTCTGATCAAGAGTCTAACATCCACCAAACCCGCACAAAATACACAGTGTCCCTTCAGAAGGAGGATGCCAAGACCTCCAAAGCATCCCAGGCCTTGAATCGTGCCCACAGCTTGTCAGCCCCGAGACCCACCAGAGCGTCCATGCTCCGCCGGGCTCGCCTGGGAGAAGCTTCAGACAACGAGGGCACGGAGACAGACCGGGTGTCCCAGGAGGTAGGCAGTGCCCCAGCTAAGCAGCCCCAGGAAACCAAGAAACTCTCCAGGCTGGATCTGCTAGCGATGCCTCGTAAGCGGACAAGCTCGTTCAACACACCCAGCGACACCGAGGGCTCTTCCACCCCACAGTGGACTGGCAGGAGCACCGGATTCTCCAACCGCAGCACAGAGTCTGGCAGCAGCTCAGTTCGAAGGGCCTCTGCTTCGGGGTCGAAGCCTGTAGAAAGGCAGCAGAAAGCACCACTGACACCAGTCACTCGCGGACGTTCAAGCAGTGCCAAATATGCCAGCAGCACTGCAA ACTCCAGGAGACGACAGAAAGGCTCTGACTACGCCTCTACCTCAGACGAGGAGTACGACTCAAACCAGAGCACTCCTAAACACAAACGCTCCCAACCTTCCTCAGCTTCCCATAGCCCACGTCATCAGCCTCGGCCTCAGCCGGTGGTCGCCCTGCGTCCCAAGCCCCTCAGCAGAGATTCGGAGGAGGAGAACCATGAGGGAGGCAACTTCCACAGTTGGTCCAACCACAGTTCTGAGATCGCACG GTTAAGTCAAGACCTGGCCAAAGACCTTGCTATCTTGGCCAGAGAGATCCATGACGTGGCAGGTGACGGTGATCCACAAAACCCTGGAGTGGCGAGCAGTGCACCTGTCTCCACGGTGACCGCTCATGAACAG CTGGTTCACCGTATTCCAGAGGCTGGATTAAACTACCAGAGAGTCCCACCAAGTTCTACATCTACAAGGGAACCTGACCAGAGTTCGGCTGACCATGAACCACACCGCAGGCAGCGAGCTCAGAGTAGAGACGAG GTCATTGTCGATGACCATCTTATGCTGAATCCAGTGTCTCAGATCACCATGGCCATTAGAGAAAACACTGAGCAACTTGCTGACAAAATTAA GGTACTATTCCAGGACAAGATGGATATTTGGGAAGAAATTGAGGCCAAAGTAAACTCTGACAATGATGTCCCTGTTATCAAAACCTCCAACAAG GAAATCTCATCTATCTTGAAAGAACTCCGGAGAGTTCAACGACAACTTGAGG TCATAAACACAGTCATGGAACCCAGTGCACCGTCTGAAGCATCCAAGGCCTCGGCAGTCTCCTCCTCGTCTGTTCggccctccagacctcccgtcTCACGGGACTGGAGAACCATCCATTCTGTCTCCAAGCGTGGCGGCGGCCCGAGGCCCAGTGAGAGTGTCAGGAGCGCAGGTGCGACGCAAGACGATCTCAGAACGGGATATTTAGTCTGA